The following proteins are co-located in the Flammeovirga kamogawensis genome:
- a CDS encoding RagB/SusD family nutrient uptake outer membrane protein yields MKNILIGLTFLIGVSFFTSCQDSLDLEPKSAIGDNGFYKNTEEVQAAVFAMYDGLQNVVQREFALTEMRSDNSKTKNSEGEWAQFETMDVSPNNGTLSTYWTDLYNVVFRANKVLQNLDVVSNVELNAQFEGEAKFIRALAYFNLTRGFGDVPLVTKVIVPGEEVGQVKVLSSSVLDQIELDLNDAISKLASRGNVEEGRATIGAAQALLAKVKLTRGDYTGARTLLEAIVGSGDYSLAASYRDVFYSELNSEIIFAVQFLNDHAVESQDFSYEFTNLGRNSGLNYVTSDLVAAVGTTDTERIGVLYNPEDVKENGKFISSSSDNRLCGNDWVILRLADVYLMHSEAILAGQSETTDGSAIASYNMIRSRVNLSTLPTDGSATLTKDMLFNERRVELAFENHRLYDLVRSGDAEKVMGDFASANGFTFNGTKLLLPIPQREIDTSFGVLTQNPGY; encoded by the coding sequence ATGAAAAATATATTAATCGGATTGACGTTTTTAATTGGAGTATCATTTTTTACTTCATGTCAAGATTCTTTAGATTTAGAACCTAAGTCTGCAATTGGAGATAATGGTTTCTACAAAAATACAGAGGAGGTTCAAGCTGCAGTTTTTGCAATGTACGATGGTCTTCAAAATGTAGTTCAACGTGAGTTTGCTTTAACAGAAATGCGTTCAGATAACTCTAAAACTAAAAATAGTGAAGGAGAATGGGCACAGTTCGAAACAATGGATGTATCTCCAAACAACGGTACTTTGTCTACTTATTGGACAGATTTATACAATGTTGTTTTTAGAGCAAACAAAGTTTTACAAAACCTTGATGTTGTTTCTAACGTCGAGTTGAATGCTCAATTTGAAGGTGAAGCTAAATTTATAAGAGCATTAGCTTACTTTAATTTAACAAGAGGTTTTGGTGATGTACCTTTAGTTACTAAGGTGATCGTACCTGGTGAAGAAGTTGGACAAGTTAAAGTTTTAAGTTCTTCTGTTTTAGATCAAATTGAACTTGATTTAAATGATGCAATCTCTAAATTAGCTTCTAGAGGAAATGTTGAAGAAGGTCGTGCAACAATTGGAGCAGCTCAGGCGTTATTAGCGAAAGTTAAATTAACAAGAGGGGATTACACTGGAGCAAGAACTTTATTAGAAGCAATTGTTGGAAGCGGAGATTACAGCTTAGCAGCATCGTATAGAGATGTTTTCTACAGTGAATTAAATTCTGAAATAATTTTTGCAGTACAGTTCTTAAATGACCATGCTGTAGAAAGTCAAGATTTCTCTTATGAGTTTACAAATTTGGGTAGAAATAGTGGTTTAAACTATGTAACGTCTGATTTAGTAGCTGCAGTAGGAACAACTGACACAGAAAGAATTGGTGTTTTATATAATCCTGAAGATGTAAAAGAAAATGGAAAGTTTATCTCTTCTTCTTCAGATAACAGATTATGTGGTAACGATTGGGTAATCTTACGTTTGGCAGATGTTTATTTAATGCATTCAGAAGCTATTTTAGCAGGGCAATCAGAAACGACTGATGGAAGTGCTATTGCTTCTTATAACATGATACGCTCAAGAGTAAACCTTTCTACTTTACCAACAGATGGTTCGGCTACTTTAACTAAAGATATGCTATTTAATGAACGTAGAGTTGAATTGGCTTTTGAAAACCATAGACTATATGATTTAGTAAGATCTGGCGACGCTGAAAAAGTAATGGGAGATTTTGCATCAGCTAATGGATTCACTTTTAATGGAACTAAGTTATTATTACCTATTCCACAAAGAGAGATTGATACAAGCTTTGGTGTTTTAACGCAAAACCCTGGTTACTAA
- a CDS encoding FadR/GntR family transcriptional regulator: MEQSIFNTFRKIEIEKPVDKIIKQVKSLISSGQLNPGDKLPSERKLSEHFAIGRTHVRDAIRKLEFYGILKTLPQSGTVVAGFGISALEGLITDVLDLEGSDFNSLVETRVILETNTAKYAAIRRDDKDIMSISSALTAYETAVKKGKDNVEHDLMFHMKIAEASKNSVLKSLMMIVAPDIITFFKEKEICSGNKPSRALDEHYAILEHISNRDPEKAEQAMFQHLKEIIQHPNM; the protein is encoded by the coding sequence ATGGAACAATCGATCTTTAATACGTTTAGAAAAATAGAAATTGAGAAGCCAGTTGATAAGATTATTAAACAAGTTAAATCTTTAATATCTTCTGGACAGTTAAACCCTGGTGATAAATTACCATCAGAAAGAAAGCTAAGTGAACATTTTGCAATTGGTAGAACACATGTTCGAGATGCAATAAGAAAGTTAGAGTTTTATGGAATATTAAAAACATTGCCACAAAGTGGAACTGTAGTAGCAGGTTTTGGTATTTCTGCATTAGAAGGCTTAATAACTGACGTATTAGATTTAGAAGGTAGTGATTTTAACTCTCTAGTTGAAACAAGAGTAATCTTAGAAACAAACACTGCAAAATATGCAGCAATTAGAAGAGATGATAAAGATATTATGTCTATAAGTAGTGCATTAACTGCTTATGAGACCGCTGTTAAGAAAGGAAAAGATAATGTGGAGCATGATTTAATGTTCCATATGAAAATAGCCGAAGCAAGTAAGAATTCTGTATTAAAATCATTAATGATGATAGTAGCACCAGACATCATTACATTTTTTAAAGAGAAGGAAATTTGTTCTGGCAACAAACCTTCAAGAGCGTTAGATGAGCATTATGCAATTTTAGAACACATCTCTAACAGAGATCCTGAAAAGGCTGAACAAGCGATGTTCCAACATCTGAAGGAAATTATTCAACATCCAAACATGTAA
- a CDS encoding SusC/RagA family TonB-linked outer membrane protein, whose product MNNTFKLLLASIGILLFLYPADLLAQNDQVKVNGRIVNQDGFPLPGVSIIIKDAERSKGTISDFDGNFSLLTNSTDVLMFSFIGCKSQEVAVNGQSEINVVLEEELSQLDEIVVVGYGSVQKSHLTGAVSKVTNENLDQIPLSRVDDALAGQVSGVNIQMTNPEAGGAPTIRVRGVGSITSVPNPLIVVDGIVVDQDYLGSLDMNDVESIEVLKDASSAAIYGSRGSNGVILITNKSGKKGKATFTYNGYFGTKSVPKNDVLKTVGEWTSFVSNNNEGELTDRMKYINQLGTETAWDEVMMDGGTIQNHSLSARGGTEKTNYSASGSYLKDEGVLLTDSYEKINFRLSLDTKVNDRLKFGLKVNPSYSKQRRFPVGLHDAIRQSPWLPERIDENSIKYVNRLREEGRWADAQVGDYAMERMFDDYDLDNNESVESGGTDISTTSNASPLAKVQERNYMKYQTKLFTSMYLKYDIAKGLAFRSTLGGDYKNSTNERFTGVKASRNEEAGTSAFNSQYNQFHIVAEQTLTYDKNFGNKHSINAVAGFAYEFWDAKYSEVEANGYNFDYIQTIPATNVTGAGTEHTQKGLVSYLGRVNYAYDNKYLVSVSARTDGSSKFGQDNKFGVFPAASLGWRVSEEAFLKSSSVISNLKLRVSYGVTGNDGDDNSIGRYPHIGLVEPVGSVFNGNIYNGFNQVTLSNPQLQWEKSIEINPGVEVGFFQDKLNLSVDFYKRNSQDLLMNRPIPSATGFSDAIVNLGEVENKGIEVEVRTTNIVTSSFKWSTTGNVSYNENNLVSMAGADGLISTVDSKRPAEWIAKEGNPVASFYGYVVEKEIPLENIKNPYYPINGQSQDIYVKDLNGDGIIDSDDRTILGSPYPKFIWSVTNTMSYKNFDLSFMFQGSHGAKVRNMDPQYVNNQFSSNQDYITDETNPNFFKDSDKVVQRIFTDDIVMDASYITLRNLNIGYTLPKSWISKVGIKSARVYASGQNLIYIMGSDYRGYNPEGVNQGLDSPLTYGYQRGAAPIYRSYSAGINLQF is encoded by the coding sequence ATGAACAACACATTTAAATTATTACTAGCATCTATTGGGATTTTACTATTTTTATATCCCGCGGATCTTTTGGCACAAAACGATCAAGTTAAAGTTAATGGTCGAATAGTAAATCAAGATGGCTTTCCATTACCAGGGGTATCTATTATAATAAAAGATGCCGAAAGAAGTAAAGGTACTATTTCTGATTTTGACGGAAATTTCTCTTTACTTACTAACTCTACAGATGTATTAATGTTTTCTTTTATTGGCTGTAAATCGCAAGAAGTTGCAGTGAATGGTCAATCTGAAATCAATGTAGTTTTAGAAGAAGAATTAAGTCAGTTAGACGAAATCGTTGTCGTTGGATATGGTTCAGTTCAAAAATCACATTTGACAGGAGCTGTATCAAAAGTAACTAATGAGAACTTAGATCAAATTCCATTATCAAGAGTTGATGATGCTTTAGCAGGTCAAGTTTCTGGTGTAAATATCCAGATGACTAACCCAGAAGCAGGTGGAGCACCAACAATTCGTGTTAGGGGTGTAGGTTCTATTACATCTGTACCAAACCCACTTATTGTTGTAGATGGTATTGTTGTAGACCAAGATTACCTAGGTAGTTTAGATATGAACGATGTAGAATCTATTGAAGTATTAAAAGATGCTTCTTCTGCAGCTATTTATGGTTCAAGAGGATCAAATGGTGTTATCTTAATTACAAACAAATCAGGTAAGAAAGGTAAAGCAACATTTACTTATAACGGATACTTTGGTACAAAATCAGTTCCTAAGAACGATGTATTAAAAACAGTTGGAGAATGGACTTCATTTGTATCAAACAATAACGAAGGTGAGCTAACAGATAGAATGAAATATATCAATCAGTTAGGTACTGAAACAGCATGGGACGAAGTAATGATGGACGGTGGTACTATTCAAAACCACTCGTTATCAGCAAGAGGGGGAACAGAGAAGACAAACTATAGTGCATCAGGTAGTTACTTAAAAGATGAAGGTGTATTATTAACGGATAGCTACGAAAAAATCAACTTTAGATTAAGCTTAGACACTAAAGTAAACGACCGTTTAAAGTTTGGTTTAAAAGTAAACCCATCTTATAGTAAGCAAAGAAGATTTCCAGTTGGACTTCATGATGCGATTAGACAATCACCTTGGTTACCAGAAAGAATTGACGAGAATAGCATCAAATATGTAAACCGTCTTAGAGAAGAAGGTAGATGGGCAGATGCACAGGTTGGAGATTATGCTATGGAACGTATGTTCGATGATTATGATCTTGATAATAACGAATCTGTAGAATCTGGAGGAACTGATATTAGTACAACATCTAATGCATCTCCTTTAGCAAAAGTACAAGAGCGTAATTATATGAAGTACCAAACAAAGCTATTTACTAGCATGTACTTAAAATATGATATTGCTAAAGGTTTAGCATTTAGATCTACTTTAGGTGGAGATTATAAAAACTCTACAAACGAAAGATTTACAGGTGTGAAAGCATCAAGAAATGAGGAGGCGGGTACTTCAGCTTTTAATAGCCAATACAACCAATTCCACATTGTTGCAGAGCAAACTCTAACATACGATAAAAACTTTGGTAATAAGCACTCAATTAATGCTGTAGCAGGTTTTGCTTATGAATTTTGGGATGCTAAATATAGTGAAGTAGAAGCAAACGGTTATAATTTTGATTATATCCAAACTATTCCAGCTACTAACGTAACTGGAGCAGGAACAGAGCATACACAAAAAGGTTTAGTATCTTATTTAGGTCGTGTTAACTACGCTTATGATAATAAGTACTTAGTTTCTGTAAGTGCAAGAACTGATGGTAGTTCTAAATTTGGACAAGACAATAAATTTGGTGTATTCCCTGCTGCATCTTTAGGATGGAGAGTATCTGAGGAAGCATTCTTAAAATCTAGTTCAGTAATTAGTAACTTAAAATTAAGAGTAAGTTACGGTGTAACTGGTAATGACGGAGATGACAATTCTATTGGTAGATATCCTCATATTGGTTTAGTAGAGCCTGTAGGATCAGTATTTAATGGTAACATTTACAATGGTTTTAACCAAGTAACACTTTCTAACCCTCAATTACAGTGGGAAAAGTCAATTGAAATAAACCCTGGTGTTGAAGTAGGTTTCTTCCAAGATAAATTAAACTTAAGCGTTGATTTCTATAAACGTAATAGCCAAGATTTATTAATGAACAGACCTATCCCTTCAGCAACTGGATTTAGCGATGCAATTGTTAACCTTGGTGAGGTAGAAAATAAAGGTATTGAAGTAGAAGTTCGTACTACTAATATTGTTACTTCTTCATTTAAGTGGAGTACAACAGGTAATGTTTCTTATAACGAGAACAACTTAGTAAGTATGGCAGGTGCAGACGGGCTAATCTCAACTGTAGATTCTAAACGTCCTGCAGAATGGATTGCAAAAGAAGGTAATCCTGTAGCATCTTTCTACGGATACGTAGTGGAAAAAGAAATTCCTTTAGAGAATATCAAAAATCCTTACTATCCAATTAACGGACAGTCTCAAGACATTTATGTTAAAGATTTAAATGGTGATGGTATCATTGATTCAGACGATAGAACAATCTTAGGATCTCCATACCCTAAATTTATCTGGTCTGTTACAAACACAATGAGCTACAAAAACTTTGATTTAAGTTTCATGTTCCAAGGTTCTCATGGTGCTAAAGTTAGAAACATGGACCCTCAATATGTAAATAATCAGTTTAGTTCAAACCAAGATTATATCACTGACGAAACTAACCCTAACTTCTTTAAAGATTCGGATAAAGTTGTTCAAAGAATTTTCACAGATGATATCGTAATGGATGCTTCTTATATCACATTAAGAAACTTAAACATTGGGTACACTTTGCCTAAATCATGGATTTCTAAGGTTGGTATTAAGAGTGCTAGAGTTTACGCATCTGGACAGAACTTGATTTATATTATGGGTAGTGACTATAGGGGTTATAATCCTGAAGGTGTAAACCAAGGTTTAGATTCGCCATTAACATATGGTTACCAAAGAGGTGCAGCACCTATTTACAGATCTTATTCTGCAGGTATAAATCTTCAATTCTAA